A window of Candidatus Latescibacterota bacterium genomic DNA:
TTCGGCAGACCGAGGAGTTACTGAACTCCAGGGTGGGGTGTATACATTACTATGTCATGAACGATGCGGCTCGGGTTGTGGATATTATACAGAAGCTTTCCTGATTATTTTAAGGGTAAGCAATTATAAACAGATCCCACCGGGAGGACTTTTTCGGGTCACGCTGAACATACAGGCCTTATTCCGAGGCATGTAGACTTGTTGCTGCTTATGTTCACGAGGTCCGCAAGCAGAAATTTCGTTTAGCATTTTCGAAAATCGAAGGAGCAATCGTCGAGAATGTCAGTTAGACCAATCTGAGAAAAGCGAATCTGTTGCTTTTCCTAGGCCGAATAGGCTAGACTTTGGGCGTACTCATTAGGAGGCGCGAATGACAACTTTCGACATTCTTAAAGAAAAGCGTGAAAATGTGCTTGAGGTAGCTCACCGGCATGGTGTTACGTCCATGAGGGTTTTTGGCTCTGTGGCTCGCGGTGAAGATTCTGCTGAGAGCGATATTGATCTCCTCGTCACCACCGGACCCCATGTTAGTCCATGGTTTCCCGCCGGCTTAATTCTTGAACTTGAGCAGCTCCTTGGTCGGCATATCGATATTGTTACGGAGCCAGGCCTAAACCCATTGCTACGGGATCAGGTGTTGACCGAGGCGGTTGCGCTTTGAAAAGCAACAAGACCTATCTGCAGCACATCCTAGAAATGATTTCGCGTATCGAAAGTGCCACATCTGGGGGCAAAGATGCTTTTGTCGGGTCCGCTCTACATCAAGACGCAGTGTTGCGCAATCTCCACACAATGACAGAAACTACTCAGCGGCTTTCCGCTGATTTTAAGAAGTC
This region includes:
- a CDS encoding DUF86 domain-containing protein, with translation MKSNKTYLQHILEMISRIESATSGGKDAFVGSALHQDAVLRNLHTMTETTQRLSADFKKSNPEIEWATLAAFRNVLVHDYLGIDIEVVWAVVTKDIPDFKGKISKILSDLA
- a CDS encoding nucleotidyltransferase family protein, translating into MTTFDILKEKRENVLEVAHRHGVTSMRVFGSVARGEDSAESDIDLLVTTGPHVSPWFPAGLILELEQLLGRHIDIVTEPGLNPLLRDQVLTEAVAL